From a single Eleginops maclovinus isolate JMC-PN-2008 ecotype Puerto Natales chromosome 18, JC_Emac_rtc_rv5, whole genome shotgun sequence genomic region:
- the frya gene encoding protein furry homolog isoform X1, protein MKEIIYDLLCVGKPAKAFSLNPERMNIGLRAFLVVADKLQQKDGEPPMPNTGCTLPSGNTLRVKKTYLSKTLTDEEAKIIGMSQYYFNVRKAIDNILRHLDKEVGRCMMMTNAQMLNKEPEDMITGERKPKIDLFRTCVAAIPRILPDGMSKPELIDLLSRLTIHMDDELRLIAQNSLQSLLVDFPDWRDDVLFGFTNFLLREVQDTHQGLLDTSLKLLLQLLTQWKLTLAAPGKSYDNSKIPTAELSQTGSSLKIPAERPHSTVLHAMEGLALVLLCSCQLSTRKLTIAILKEIRSLFMTIGQSEDDDKPMIDIMDQLSPVILESFVNVSVSDTATLPAGHPLDLQWLVEWNALLVNSHYDIRSPSHVWIFAQSVKDPWVLCVYSLLRQDNLPKHCPTALSYAWPYAFTRMQMLMPLVDPNNPVYAKKTSTSGSGDNYVTLWRNYLILCFGVAKPSIMSPGHLRASTPEISAATPDSGVSYDNKVIGSPSVAWLLKQLVPLMRTESIELTESLVLGFGRTNSLVFRELVEELHPLMKEALERRPENKKRRERRDVLRLQLLRIFELLADAGVISDSTNGALERDTLALGALFLEYVDLTRMLLEAENDKDAEILKDIRAHFSAMVANLIQCVPVHHRRFLFPQQSLRHHLFILFSQWAGPFSIMFTPLDRYSDRNHQITRYQYCALKAMSAVLCCGPVFDNVGLSPDGYLYKWLDNILACQDQRVHQLGCEVVILLLELNADQLNLFNWAVDRCYTGSYQLASGCFKAIATVCGSRNYPSDIVTLLNLVLFKASDTNREIYEISMQLMQILEAKLFVYSKKIAEQKPNSILYGTHGPLPPLYSVSLPQLSSQLARMYPELTLPLFSEVSQRFPTTHPNGRQIMLTYLLPWLGNIELVDSGLLLPSFTPCTSDYEASIRTTSTGSSHQLKGDGWGSLQATSMVLNNLMFMTAKYGDDLPGQEMENAWNALISNEKWSNNLRTALQFLISLCGVSSDTTLLPYIKKVVIYLCRNNTMQTMEELIFELQQTDPVNPVVQHCDSPPFYRFTATSKVSTAASGTTSSSNTVVPGHESFPDTDDTKNEERLSHIKKAHNRLESRYSNSSGGSYDEDKSEPFSPFSDWLMVVIETNQPNALPMPLSGGCWAPLVDFLPETITPRGPLHRCNIAIIFMTEMVVDHSVREDWAMHLPLLLHALFLGMDHYRPEVFEHSKRLLLHLLITLSCNSNFQAIASVLLQTREINSTKTLTCKPSLQPEYLHSGGCVDFLRECQTSPVPDSGLSSSSTSSSLSLGGSSNNLPEISHEVEELVTSNKMDEKTNKLIEFLTTRAYGPLWCHEDISAKNQISKSTGQLTNFLRHVVSVFKESKSDFHLEQQLSDVALQTALCSSSRHYAGRSFQVFRALRQPISAHAVSDLLSRLVEVVGEHAEEVQGYVMEVLLTLESVVDNLAECLKNNDLMAILTRASSPDFLTSLKLLSNRKSTGQLNMRREERSRHQRSSSVPKKFGEADRWSDPPRSATLDRIQACEQQVLLAKMRSPSSSKDNINDPTNINHPSNLLATIFWVAVSLMESDFEFEYQMSLRLLNKLLGHMSLDKQENREKLEKLQSQLQWSSFTGLQQLLLKGFTSVSTTDLTLQLFCQLTPVSRVPVVDTSQAIGFPLNVLCLLPHLVQNFDGPTKFCQDVAQKIAQVCLEEKNAKLSNLAHVMTLYKTHSYTRDCFSWVNVVCRYLHEAFSDITLNLVTYMAELLEKGLPSMQQTLLQIISSLLSHMDLSGIQAKPFNMEVLKTIEKFVQTVHWGEALNILKLVVSRSASLVQPSFPQSDLSYEDMSRVWDRSSKALPGKTLDFHFDISETPVIGRRYDDLQRSPGQDVKSRTTAVTRSTSSTSSGSTSNNVLVPVSWKRPQSSQKRTREKLVNVLSLCGQEVGLTKNPSVIFSSCGELDIMEHQPSLVSSDDGTREPDSMDDTTSEQQFRVFRDFDFLDVELEDGEGETVDNFNWGVRRRSMDSLDRSDLQPLEESQLSISMPSLSKIPREDSDESSEEDSLIASQILSHSQLMVNLSPTSQTSNRDSPSAFFETTSADSTPLNTKNPSFEAQQPEDSKQRQEDEYSNVREDDLSLSISEPPLDFHCGDSLTINMVNIDYKGEHDLDSCLPSVAEEERDDMSRSSPPPSPFFSAILAAFQPAVCDDAEEAWRSHINQLVSDSDGSCAVYTFHVFSSLFQNIQTKFCLLTCDAVSYLGDGLKGLGSKLLTSSQMLTTCSECPTLFIDADTIMSYGLLEKMKFSVLELQEYLDTYNNRKEAALTWLSNCKATFARSVGGNVITCQPSEHEDKQMESLAQLELCQRLYKLHFQLLLLFQSYCKLIEQVHAIGSIPELTNISRELNDLKSYLRVAAASVTNDEMAACESSCSEPTFNSSEAAVQALLECLNTNEFPTAIRYIRECRTMWPNDIFGSPSEEEIQTLLNIYFRHQTLGQTGTFALVGSKQDLTEISAKLMELNREIRDMIRRAQGYRAITAFLPDSRVSGSTL, encoded by the exons ATGAAAGAGATTATCTATGACCTTCTTTGTGTTGGGAAACCTGCAAAAGCCTTTAGTCTTAATCCAGAG AGAATGAATATTGGACTGAGAGCATTCCTGGTCGTAGCCGACAAACTGCAGCAGAAGGACGGCGAGCCTCCCATGCCTAACACTGGATGCACTTTACCCTCTGGAAATACACTCCGAGTGAAGAAGACTTACCTGAGCAAAACGCTGACAGATGAAGAGGCCAAAATCATTG GGATGTCACAGTATTATTTTAACGTGCGAAAGGCTATTGACAACATCCTAAGACACTTGGACAAGGAGGTGGGACGCTGCATGATGATGACTAATGCTCAGATGTTGAACAAGGAGCCTGAGGATATGATCAC AGGTGAAAGGAAGCCCAAGATTGACTTGTTCAGGACATGTGTCGCTGCCATTCCTCGCATCCTGCCTGACGGGATGTCCAAGCCCGAACTCATAGACCTGCTCTCCCG attgaCAATCCACATGGATGACGAGCTGCGGCTCATTGCCCAGAACTCCTTGCAAAGTCTGCTGGTAGATTTTCCTGACTGGCGTGACGACGTTCTGTTTGGATTCACTAACTTCCTGTTACGTGAGGTCCAGGACACTCACCAGGGACTGTTGGATACATCTCTCAAACTCCTGCTGCAACTGCTCACACAGTGGAAACTAACCCTGGCCGCCCCTGGGAAGAGCTATGACAATTCTAAAATACCCACAGCTGAG CTATCGCAGACGGGCTCAAGTCTCAAGATACCTGCAGAGCGTCCTCACTCCACTGTGCTGCATGCTATGGAGGGACTGGCGCTCGTACTGCTCTGCTCCTGTCAGCTGAGCACCCGCAAACTCACCATTGCCATACTGAAAGAGATACGAAGTCTCTTTATGACCATTGGACAGTCTGAG GATGATGATAAACCAATGATAGACATCATGGACCAGCTCAGCCCGGTAATCCTGGAAAGTTTTGTCAACGTTTCAGTCTCGGACACA GCCACCCTGCCAGCTGGCCACCCCTTGGACCTTCAGTGGCTTGTGGAGTGGAACGCACTGCTCGTAAACAGTCATTATGACATTAGGAGCCCCTCACACGTGTGGATCTTTGCCCAGTCTGTTAAGGACCCCTGGGTGCTCTGTGTGTACAGCCTCCTCCGACAGGACAACTTGCCCAAACACTGCCCCACAGCACTCAGCTACGCCTGGCCCTACGCCTTCACTCGAATGCAGATGCTCATGCCCCTAGTGGACCCAAA taATCCAGTGTATGCAAAGAAGACCAGCACGTCTGGCAGTGGGGACAATTACGTAACCCTGTGGAGAAACTACCTGATCCTTTGCTTTGGGGTAGCCAAGCCCAGTATCATGAGCCCGGGCCATCTGAGAGCATCGACACCTGAGATCTCGGCCGCCACGCCTGACAGTGGTGTCAGCTATGATAACAAG GTTATCGGGAGCCCATCTGTGGCCTGGCTTCTGAAGCAGTTGGTTCCACTGATGAGGACAGAGAGCATTGAGTTGACAGAGTCATTAGTTTTGGGCTTCGGTCGCACCAATTCCCTTGTATTCAG GGAACTTGTGGAAGAGCTACATCCCCTAATGAAAGAAGCGTTAGAAAGAAGACCTGAG aacaAGAAGCGACGTGAACGACGAGACGTGCTGAGACTGCAGCTGCTGCGGATCTTCGAGCTGCTGGCAGATGCAGGTGTCATCAGTGACAG TACAAACGGAGCTCTGGAACGTGACACCCTTGCCCTGGGTGCTCTGTTCCTGGAGTATGTGGATCTAACCCGGATGCTCCTGGAAGCTGAGAATGACAAAGATGCAGAGATCCTCAAGGACATTCGAGCTCACTTCAGTGCCATGGTGGCCAACCTCATCCAATGTGTTCCAG TGCACCACAGACGCTTCCTGTTTCCGCAGCAGAGTCTGAGGCATCACCTCTTCATCCTATTCAGTCAGTGGGCCGGTCCTTTCAGTATCATGTTCACCCCTCTGGACCGCTACAGTGACAGGAATCACCAGATCACAAGATATCAATATTGTGCCCTAAAG GCTATgtctgctgtgctgtgctgcGGGCCTGTTTTTGATAACGTTGGCCTCTCTCCAGACGGATACCTCTATAAGTGGCTGGATAATATACTCGCCTGCCAGGATCAGCGG GTCCACCAGCTTGGCTGTGAAGTCGTCATCTTGCTTCTGGAGCTCAATGCCGACCAGCTCAACCTATTTAACTGGGCTGTGGATCGCTGCTACACAGGCTCCTACCAGCTCGCCTCAGGCTGCTTCAAAGCCATCGCTACAGTATGTGGCAGCAG AAACTACCCAAGTGATATAGTGACACTGTTGAATCTGGTCCTTTTCAAGGCATCAGACACCAACAGAGAAATCTATGAGATTTCAATGCAGCTAATGCAG ATTCTTGAAGCTAAATTGTTTGTGTATTCTAAGAAGATTGCGGAGCAGAAGCCAAACAGCATCCTCTACGGCACCCATGGCCCTCTGCCACCTCTGTACAGTGTCTCCCTGCCTCAGCTCTCCAGCCAGCTGGCCAGGATGTACCCAGAACTCACACTTCCTCTATTCTCAG AGGTTAGCCAGAGGTTCCCCACCACACATCCCAACGGGAGGCAGATCATGCTAACATACCTCCTGCCCTGGCTCGGTAACATCGAGTTGGTGGATAGCGGCTTGCTGCTCCCGTCTTTCACACCGTGCACCTCAGATTATGAGGCTTCTATCCGGACTACAAGCACAGGGTCATCCCACCAGTTGAAGGGCGATGGCTGGGGCTCCTTACAGGCCACATCTATGGTTCTCAATAACCTAATGTTCATGACCGCCAAG TATGGAGATGACCTACCTGGACAAGAGATGGAAAACGCCTGGAATGCTTTAATCAGCAATGAGAAGTGGAGCAACAATCTGAGGACCGCACTGCAGTTTCTCATCAGCTTATGTGGTGTCAGCAGTGACACCACCCTCCTGCCATAT ATCAAGAAGGTCGTGATCTATCTGTGCCGGAATAACACCATGCAAACCATGGAGGAGTTGATCTTCGAGTTACAACAAACAGATCCAGTCAACCCTGTGGTGCAGCACTGTGATAGCCCTCCTTTCTATCGATTCACAGCCACAAGCAAAGTCTCCACAGCAGCCTCAG GCACCACATCGAGTAGCAATACTGTTGTTCCTGGCCATGAAAGCTTCCCCGACACAGACGATACCAAGAATGAGGAGAG GCTCAGTCACATAAAGAAAGCCCACAACCGCCTGGAATCACGCTACAGCAACAGTTCCGGGGGATCTTACGATGAAGATAAGA GTGAACCTTTTTCACccttttctgattggctgatggtAGTCATTGAAACCAATCAGCCCAATGCTCTGCCCATGCCTCTGAGTGGAGGATGTTGGGCTCCACTGGTGGACTTTTTGCCAGAGACCATCACTCCCAGAGGACCACTGCACAG gTGTAATATAGCGATCATCTTCATGACAGAGATGGTGGTGGACCACAGTGTGAGGGAGGACTGGGCCATGCACTTGCCTTTGCTGCTACATGCTTTGTTTTTGG gTATGGATCACTATCGTCCAGAGGTGTTCGAGCACAGCAAgcgtctcctcctccacctgctcaTCACATTGTCGTGTAACAGTAACTTCCAGGCCATCGCCTCAGTCTTACTGCAGACACGTGAGATCAACAGCACCAAGACCCTCACCTGCAAACCCAGCCTTCAGCCGGAGTATTTACATTCAG GAGGATGTGTTGACTTTTTGCGGGAGTGTCAAACGTCTCCTGTGCCAGACTCTGgtctgagttcttcttccacaTCATCCAGTTTGAGTCTTGGCGGCAGCAGCAACAACCTGCCGGAGATCTCAcatgaggtggaggagctggtGACTTCCAATAAAATGGATGAGAAGACTAACAAGCTCATTGAGTTTTTAACCACAAG AGCATATGGACCACTGTGGTGCCATGAAGACATTTCAGCAAAGAACCAAATTTCAAAAAGCACGGGGCAGCTGACAAACTTTTTGCGACATGTCGTATCTGTGTTCAAAGAGTCCAAGTCAG ATTTCCACCTGGAGCAGCAGCTCAGTGACGTGGCTCTGCAGACAGCCTTGTGTAGCTCATCGCGTCACTACGCCGGACGTTCCTTCCAGGTGTTTCGGGCCCTCCGACAGCCCATTTCTGCCCATGCTGTCTCCGACCTACTCTCACGGCTGGTGGAAGTTGTAGGCGAACATGCAGAAGAAGTGCAG GGCTATGTGATGGAGGTATTACTTACTCTGGAATCTGTAGTGGATAACCTGGCTGAATGTCTCAAGAACAATGATCTCATGGCTATCTTGACGAG AGCCTCCTCTCCAGATTTCCTCACCAGTCTCAAGCTGCTGTCAAACAGGAAGAGCACCGGGCAGCTCAATatgaggagagaagagagaagccGACATCAGAGGAGCTCATCTGTCCCTAAGAAGTTCGGAGAAGCGGACAGGTGGTCTGATCCACCTCGCAGCGCTACGCTGGACCGTATCCAAGCCTGTGAACAGCAGGTTTTGTTAGCCAAGATGCGCAGCCCGTCTTCATCCAAAGATAACATAAACGACCCAACCAACATCAACCACCCCAGCAACCTGTTGGCCACCATCTTCTGGGTTGCAGTGTCGCTGATGGAATCAGACTTTGAGTTTGAGTATCAGATGTCTTTGAGACTGTTGAATAAGCTGCTGGGCCACATGTCGCTCGACAAACAGGAGAACAGGGAGAAGTTGGAGAAACTGCAAAGCCAGCTTCAATGGAGCAGCTTCACTGggctccagcagctgctgctgaaggGCTTCACCTCCGTCTCCACCACTGACCTCACACTTCAGCTCTTCTGCCAACTCACTCCTGTTTCACGAGTGCCTGTCGTGGACACATCACAAGCCATAG GTTTTCCTTTGAATGTCCTCTGCCTGCTCCCACACCTTGTGCAGAACTTTGATGGCCCCACGAAGTTCTGTCAGGATGTTGCTCAGAAGATAGCCCAG GTATGCCTTGAAGAGAAAAATGCTAAGCTCTCCAACCTGGCTCACGTCATGACTCTGTATAAAACACACTCCTACACACGAGACTGCTTCTCTTGGGTGAATGTGGTGTGCCGGTATCTTCATGAAGCTTTCTCGGACATCACTCTCAACCTGGTCACATACATGGCAGAG CTTTTGGAGAAGGGTCTCCCCAGTATGCAGCAGACGCTTTTACAAATCATCTCAAGCCTCCTGAGTCACATGGATCTGAGTGGAATACAAGCTAAACCCTTCAACATGGAGGTGCTCAAGACAATTGAGAAATTTGTCCAG ACTGTCCATTGGGGGGAAGCGCTAAATATCTTGAAGCTGGTGGTTTCACGGTCAGCCAGTTTGGTGCAGCCTTCATTCCCGCAGAGTGACCTCTCCTATGAGGACATGAGCCGTGTGTGGGACCGCTCCTCAAAGGCCTTGCCTGGGAAAACACTGGACTTCCACTTTGACATATCAGAG ACGCCCGTGATTGGTCGGCGTTATGATGACCTGCAGCGTTCTCCAGGCCAAGATGTGAAGAGCAGGACCACAGCAGTGACCCGCAGCACCTCCTCTACCTCGTCTGGATCCACTTCCAACAACGTCCTGGTGCCAGTCAGCTGGAAGAGGCCTCAGTCTTCACAG AAACGAACACGCGAAAAGTTGGTGAATGTATTGTCTCTGTGTGGACAAGAAGTGGGGCTCACAAAAAATCCTTCA GTGATCTTCTCCAGTTGTGGGGAGCTGGACATCATGGAGCACCAGCCTAGCTTGGTGTCCTCTGATGATGGGACACGGGAGCCAGACAGCATGGATGACACCACCTCAGAGCAGCAGTTCAGAGTGTTTAGAGACTTTGACTTCTTGGATGTGGAGCTTGAAGACGGAGAG GGAGAGACTGTGGACAACTTCAACTGGGGTGTACGGAGACGCTCCATGGACAGTCTGGACCGGAGTGACCTGCAGCCGCTGGAGGAGAGTCAGCTGTCCATCAGCATGCCCAGCCTCAGCAAGATCCCCCGTGAAGACTCAGACGAGTCATCAGAGGAAGACTCCCTAATCGCCAGCCAGATACTCTCCCATTCACAACTT ATGGTCAACCTCTCTCCCACATCACAGACCAGTAACAGGGACTCTCCCTCTGCCTTTTTTGAAACAACCTCAGCTGATTCCACTCCCCTGAACACCAAAAATCCTAGTTTCGAGGCCCAACAGCCAGAGGACTCGAAGCAGCGG caagaAGATGAATACAGCAATGTCCGCGAGGacgacctctctctctccatcagtGAACCTCCCCTTGATTTTCATTGTGGTGACAGTTTGACAATAAACATGGTTAACATTGATTACAAAGGAGAACATGACCTTGACAGCTGCTTACCAAG TgttgcagaggaggagagagatgacATGTCTCGATCTTCACCACCACCATCCCCCTTCTTCTCCGCCATCCTCGCTGCTTTCCAGCCAGCAGTATGCGACGATGCAGAGGAGGCCTGGCGGAGTCACATCAATCAGCTTGTGTCCGACTCGGATGGATCCTGTGCAGTGTACACTTTTCATGTCTTTTCATCACTGTTTCAG AACATCCAGACCAAATTCTGTTTGTTGACCTGTGACGCTGTGAGTTACCTTGGTGATGGCCTGAAAGGATTAGGGTCAAAGCTTTTGACCTCTTCTCAGATGCTGACAACATGCTCAGAGTGCCCAACACTATTTATTGATGCAGACACA ATTATGTCTTATGGATtactggaaaaaatgaaattcaGTGTGTTGGAACTTCAAGAGTATCTCGACACTTACAACAACAGAAAGGAGGCTGCACTTACT TGGTTGAGCAACTGTAAGGCCACCTTTGCCAGGAGTGTTGGGGGGAACGTGATAACATGTCAACCATCGGAGCATGAAGACAAG CAAATGGAATCTCTGGCT caactggagctctgtcaaagactctACAAACTCCACTTTCAGCTGTTGCTGCTTTTTCAATCCTACTGTAAGCTGATTGAACAGGTCCATGCAATAGGCTCTATTCCAGAG CTGACAAATATATCCAGAGAGCTGAATGACTTGAAGAGCTACCTGAGAGTAGCAGCAGCCTCGGTGACGAATGATGAGATGGCTGCCTGTGAGAGCTCCTGCTCTGAGCCCACATTCAACTCTTCTGAGGCCGCTGTGCAGGCCCTCCTCGAGTGTCTGAATACTAATGAGTTTCCAACGGCCATCCGCTACATTCGAGAGTGCAG AACAATGTGGCCTAACGACATCTTTGGCAGCCCATCTGAGGAAGAGATTCAGACCTTACTCAACATCTACTTCAGACATCAAACCTTGGGTCAGACAGGTACTTTTGCTCTGGTTGGCTCAAAACAAGACCTGACAGAAATCTCTGCCAAGTTAATGGAACTTAACAGAGAGATTCGGGACATGATCCGACGAGCGCAAGGCTACCGAGCCATTACAGCTTTCCTTCCAGACTCCAGGGTGTCAGGCTCGACTCTTTGA